A genome region from Apus apus isolate bApuApu2 chromosome 2, bApuApu2.pri.cur, whole genome shotgun sequence includes the following:
- the IGFBP1 gene encoding insulin-like growth factor-binding protein 1, translated as MNSLRPRPRLHLCWLLALLLPVGPAAGAALQPMHCAPCSPEKLALCPPVPPGCAEAARQPGCGCCQTCALGPGQPCGVYTARCRQGLRCRVPAGESRPLSALIQGQGTCLPASDAGGIRTAERADSIEPEDTPLESTEMTQDLLLNYQLMFLIGQDKSIPWNAITAYENMKAKRISELKKWKEQGPCQKELYRALYKLAKAQQRRGGEIYKFYLPNCNKNGFYQSKQCETSLDGESAGCWCVYPNNGRKIPGSPEIKGDPECQEYLNSQE; from the exons ATGAATAGCCTGCGGCCTCGGCCTCGGCTGcacctctgctggctgctggcactgctgctgccggtgggccccgccgccggggcgGCCCTGCAGCCGATGCACTGCGCCCCGTGCAGCCCCGAGAAGCTGGCCCTCTGCCCGCCCGTCCCGCCCGGCTGCGCGGAAGCGGCGCGGCAGCCCGGCTGCGGCTGCTGCCAGACCTGCGCCCTCGGGCCGGGCCAGCCCTGCGGCGTCTACACGGCCCGTTGCCGCCAGGGGCTTCGTTGCCGCGTCCCCGCGGGAGAGTCCCGACCTCTCTCCGCCCTCATCCAGGGGCAAGGGACGTGCCTGCCTGCGAGCGACGCCGGAGGGATCCGCACGGCGGAGCGGGCAG ACTCTATCGAACCTGAAGATACGCCTTTGGAAAGCACTGAAATGACACAGGATCTGCTGCTGAACTATCAGTTGATGTTTCTCATAGGCCAGGACAAATCCATCCCCTGGAATGCCATTACTGCAtatgaaaacatgaaagcaaagagaatATCTGAACTCAAGAAATGGAAAGAGCAG GGACCTTGTCAGAAGGAACTTTACAGAGCCCTGTATAAATTGGCAAAGGCACAGCAGAGGCGTGGAGGGGAGATTTACAAATTCTACTTGCCCAACTGCAACAAGAATGGATTTTACCAAAGCAAACAG TGTGAAACTTCACTGGATGGAGAGTCTGCTGGATGCTGGTGTGTCTATCCAAATAACGGAAGAAAAATTCCTGGATCTCCAGAAATTAAAGGAGACCCTGAGTGCCAAGAGTATCTCAACTCACAAGAATAA